A single window of Chitinophaga sp. XS-30 DNA harbors:
- the gatA gene encoding Asp-tRNA(Asn)/Glu-tRNA(Gln) amidotransferase subunit GatA: MTEFSSISSFHEALYAGKTTCESIVRLYLDRIGQSRHLNAYLEVFTEEALAQAMDLDARIRKGERPGSLAGVVVGIKDVICYKGHQVTAASKILEGFTSLYSATAVERLVAEGAIIIGRLNCDEFAMGSTNENSAYGKVLNALDNSRVPGGSSGGSAVAVQAGLCQVSLGSDTGGSVRQPADFCGIVGLKPSYGRISRHGLIAYASSFDQIGIFGSNIADVAIVLQVIAGPDAYDSTAAQREVPDYQAGLRHNKTRRFAYLKDALHHEGLDKEMRTGYENFFETLKSAGHTVEGVNFDYLDYVVAAYYVLTTAEASSNLSRFDGVKYGYRTPGENLDLSDFYRKSRSEGFGKEVKPRILLGTFVLSAGYYDAYYTKAQQVRRLVVEKMRSILGEYDAILLPTVPSTAFRIGEKMDDPIAMYLADIYTVLANLTGVPAISVPLQRHSNGMPYGVQIITKEFDEENLLQIANNMLQEQQVDIS, from the coding sequence TTGACTGAATTCAGCAGTATATCGTCTTTTCATGAGGCGTTGTATGCCGGAAAAACGACCTGCGAGTCCATCGTACGCTTATACCTTGACAGGATCGGGCAGTCCCGGCACCTCAACGCATATCTGGAAGTATTTACCGAAGAAGCTTTGGCGCAGGCCATGGACCTTGATGCCCGTATCCGTAAAGGAGAAAGGCCGGGGAGCCTGGCCGGCGTTGTTGTGGGCATCAAGGATGTGATCTGTTACAAAGGGCATCAGGTGACCGCCGCATCAAAGATACTGGAAGGCTTCACCTCCCTCTACTCCGCCACTGCCGTGGAACGGCTTGTTGCTGAAGGCGCCATTATCATCGGGCGCCTTAATTGTGACGAGTTTGCCATGGGGTCCACCAATGAGAATTCCGCTTACGGCAAAGTGCTCAACGCATTGGATAACAGCCGGGTACCCGGCGGTTCCTCCGGTGGTTCCGCTGTGGCCGTGCAGGCCGGACTTTGCCAGGTGAGCCTGGGCAGCGATACCGGTGGATCTGTGCGCCAGCCGGCGGATTTCTGCGGTATTGTGGGACTGAAGCCCAGTTACGGGCGGATCTCCCGCCACGGGCTGATCGCCTACGCCTCTTCATTCGATCAGATAGGCATTTTTGGCTCGAATATTGCAGACGTGGCCATAGTTCTACAAGTCATCGCCGGGCCGGATGCGTACGACAGTACCGCCGCCCAGCGGGAAGTTCCTGATTATCAGGCAGGTCTCCGGCACAATAAAACCCGGAGATTTGCGTATTTAAAAGATGCCCTCCACCACGAAGGCCTCGATAAAGAAATGCGGACGGGATATGAGAACTTCTTTGAAACGCTGAAATCAGCAGGACACACCGTTGAAGGTGTGAATTTCGATTACCTGGATTATGTTGTGGCGGCCTATTATGTGCTGACCACCGCAGAAGCCTCCAGCAACCTTAGCCGGTTCGACGGGGTAAAGTACGGCTACCGTACGCCAGGGGAAAATCTCGACCTGTCTGACTTCTACCGGAAAAGCCGGTCGGAAGGATTCGGTAAAGAGGTGAAACCCCGCATCCTGCTGGGAACTTTTGTGCTGAGCGCCGGTTATTACGACGCTTACTACACCAAAGCACAGCAGGTCAGAAGGCTGGTCGTGGAGAAGATGCGCAGCATCCTGGGGGAATACGATGCCATCCTCTTACCTACCGTACCATCAACAGCATTCAGGATCGGGGAAAAAATGGACGACCCGATTGCCATGTACCTGGCGGATATTTATACCGTATTGGCAAACCTGACCGGGGTTCCGGCGATTTCCGTACCTTTGCAACGGCATTCCAACGGAATGCCCTATGGGGTGCAAATCATCACAAAGGAGTTTGATGAAGAGAACTTATTGCAGATAGCAAACAACATGTTGCAAGAGCAGCAAGTAGATATATCATAA
- a CDS encoding RNA-binding S4 domain-containing protein: MSAEKLRLDKYLWAIRIFKTRTQAAAACDTGKVKMNGTSVKASRNVNIGDQYEIKTEAKRWKIEVTGLLPNRLQYAEAIKYYLDITPEADQQFNQHVASSFHTGKRPSKIGRPTKKERRDLDDFMQED; this comes from the coding sequence ATGAGCGCAGAAAAACTCCGCCTGGACAAATATCTCTGGGCGATCCGTATATTCAAAACCCGCACCCAGGCGGCTGCGGCATGTGATACCGGCAAAGTGAAGATGAACGGCACATCCGTGAAAGCATCCCGCAACGTGAACATCGGGGACCAGTATGAAATAAAGACGGAGGCTAAACGCTGGAAGATAGAGGTGACGGGCCTTCTGCCGAACCGCCTGCAATACGCGGAAGCCATTAAATACTACCTGGATATCACGCCGGAAGCAGATCAGCAGTTCAACCAGCACGTTGCTTCCAGCTTCCATACCGGTAAACGCCCGAGCAAGATCGGGCGCCCCACCAAGAAAGAACGCCGGGACCTGGATGATTTTATGCAGGAAGATTAA
- a CDS encoding twin-arginine translocase TatA/TatE family subunit translates to MTAIFAKSPLLLFQELGMTELILIALVVLLLFGGKKIPELMRGLGKGIREFKDAKDNVRREMEEGMKEADVKKNA, encoded by the coding sequence ATGACTGCTATTTTCGCCAAATCACCGCTCTTACTCTTTCAAGAACTAGGCATGACAGAACTGATCCTTATCGCCCTCGTAGTATTGCTGCTGTTTGGCGGTAAAAAGATTCCCGAGTTAATGCGTGGCCTTGGCAAGGGTATTCGCGAATTTAAAGATGCCAAGGATAACGTGCGCCGCGAAATGGAAGAAGGCATGAAGGAAGCTGACGTTAAGAAAAACGCATAG
- a CDS encoding lytic transglycosylase domain-containing protein, which translates to MTKVFLLLFSLVGTLCSFAASGKSPKEMAVSVEEAPADTNTVKLKKSAHLPKDTAVHGSPASAAVKKAAQTMPPLVRNPKVYEQMNDNRYVTGYINDYANRYSRHLTVMIGRAAPYFSQIEKIFSDHGIPEEMKYLAVIESGMSYNARSRVGAVGMWQFMSSTARIFGLNVGKKVDERKDFYKSTVAAAKYLNELYTQFDDWLLVVAAYNCGAGGVQRAQRISGRTDFWGIQYFLPSESRNHVYKFIATGYILDRFNTFFGLGENVAATPASRLKAAPEFRKPAELTEEDLFNTVEFNITGKYRMEAIAKKLGMEQAELERLNPDFARSLAGEDNSYDLRIPKEKMKAFLAEKEEILKASLQLTLDDKAATVDKSRFPAPVKMPEAKKGANTAKPVVKKTAAK; encoded by the coding sequence ATGACGAAAGTCTTTTTATTACTCTTCTCGCTGGTTGGGACCCTGTGTTCCTTCGCCGCCAGTGGCAAGAGCCCTAAGGAGATGGCTGTTTCCGTAGAGGAAGCACCCGCCGATACCAATACCGTCAAGCTCAAAAAGTCAGCACACCTGCCTAAGGACACTGCGGTACATGGATCTCCTGCTTCGGCAGCTGTTAAAAAAGCTGCCCAGACAATGCCTCCCCTCGTTCGAAACCCCAAGGTTTACGAGCAAATGAACGATAACCGTTACGTTACAGGGTATATCAATGATTACGCCAACCGCTACAGCCGTCACCTCACCGTGATGATCGGTCGCGCTGCGCCTTACTTTTCCCAGATAGAAAAGATCTTTTCAGATCATGGTATCCCCGAGGAAATGAAGTACCTGGCCGTGATTGAATCAGGGATGTCCTACAATGCCCGCTCCCGTGTGGGCGCGGTAGGCATGTGGCAGTTCATGAGCAGCACAGCCCGTATTTTCGGCCTCAACGTGGGAAAGAAAGTGGATGAACGGAAGGATTTCTACAAATCCACTGTAGCCGCGGCCAAATATCTCAACGAGCTGTACACCCAGTTCGATGACTGGTTGCTGGTAGTGGCCGCTTACAATTGCGGCGCAGGCGGTGTGCAAAGGGCGCAACGCATCAGCGGACGGACAGATTTCTGGGGTATCCAGTATTTCCTGCCCTCAGAGTCCCGCAACCATGTGTACAAGTTCATAGCCACCGGGTACATCCTGGACCGTTTCAATACCTTCTTCGGGCTGGGCGAAAATGTAGCCGCTACTCCGGCCTCCAGGCTGAAAGCAGCCCCGGAGTTCCGCAAACCGGCGGAACTGACGGAAGAAGACCTGTTCAACACCGTAGAGTTCAACATCACCGGCAAATACAGGATGGAAGCCATCGCAAAGAAACTGGGCATGGAACAGGCTGAACTGGAAAGACTTAACCCGGATTTTGCCAGGTCACTGGCCGGAGAAGACAACAGCTACGACCTGCGCATTCCGAAAGAAAAAATGAAGGCATTCCTCGCAGAGAAAGAAGAGATACTGAAAGCATCCCTGCAGCTCACCCTTGACGACAAGGCGGCAACAGTGGACAAATCCCGTTTCCCTGCCCCGGTGAAAATGCCGGAAGCCAAGAAAGGCGCAAACACAGCAAAACCGGTCGTTAAAAAGACCGCAGCTAAATAA